One part of the Nitrospira defluvii genome encodes these proteins:
- the icmH gene encoding type IVB secretion system protein IcmH/DotU: MSASVTERKANLITLFNDLLVLGISLRVAADCGEPRALRSQLLDLFYQVNQAGNELSLPKETMKAAGYAVAAYLDEMIMGSNWPQKHQWPELSLQSELFGTDTAGQGFFDQMDEIWGARPLNMDLLELYYLCLALGFEGKYKLQGKDQLKAVVQEMGRDIQAKRGEAPPLSLGETVTGIPAPARHAITTPWIAVAAGTLFVLGLFLILMLNISRHADAVAVQLKELGEKVVTLNR, from the coding sequence ATGTCTGCCTCAGTGACGGAACGGAAGGCGAATCTGATCACCCTCTTCAATGATCTCTTGGTGTTGGGGATCTCCTTACGGGTTGCCGCGGATTGCGGAGAGCCGAGGGCACTGCGGTCTCAACTGCTGGACCTCTTCTATCAGGTCAATCAGGCGGGGAATGAGCTTAGCCTGCCAAAAGAAACCATGAAGGCGGCGGGGTATGCCGTCGCTGCCTACCTGGATGAAATGATCATGGGCTCGAACTGGCCTCAAAAACACCAATGGCCGGAGTTGAGCTTGCAGAGCGAACTCTTTGGCACCGACACGGCGGGGCAAGGGTTTTTCGACCAGATGGACGAGATCTGGGGGGCTCGTCCACTGAATATGGACTTGCTCGAGCTGTACTACCTCTGTCTGGCACTGGGATTTGAAGGCAAATACAAGCTGCAAGGCAAAGATCAGCTCAAGGCCGTGGTGCAAGAAATGGGGCGTGACATCCAAGCGAAACGTGGAGAAGCGCCGCCCTTATCGCTCGGCGAAACAGTGACCGGCATTCCTGCGCCGGCTCGTCACGCGATCACCACCCCTTGGATTGCGGTGGCAGCGGGAACCCTGTTTGTGCTGGGCCTGTTTCTGATACTCATGCTGAACATCAGCCGCCATGCCGACGCAGTCGCTGTACAACTCAAAGAGTTGGGCGAGAAAGTCGTCACGTTGAACCGATGA
- the tssK gene encoding type VI secretion system baseplate subunit TssK: MGQPGKVVWHEGMFLAPHHFQQWDQYYGQLLQERLRVVNPFGWGLIAVRLDSDDLANNIVRILALRGVLPDGMVISVAAGEENGSPLEPRPVDHYFPPSLDHLDVFVGIPAERTDGPNCLLDETGGRAPTRYVAVRASVADLNSGEKREILLARANLRILFSGEDAAGFITLKVLELERASGGGLVLRDKYLPPCLTIGASPWLMRLLRSLLELLSAKRKALVAQQLAASLGGMDQARCSRLHILNAHLPVLAHYIQAGHAHPEGLYLLLARLLGELSTVYPMLDPMEVPQYDHFNLYSVFREIDARIRQALKEEETRMESIPLAQRTEFIWEGAVADELLLQSGHLYLVVAGGVTDEQLPKFVKQVRIAAPDEVESIVSNAVEGLVVTHVAAPPPTMAVKAGYRYFRLENQGPRWAAICRARALAVYVPPALKEAKLELIWTR, translated from the coding sequence ATGGGGCAGCCCGGCAAAGTCGTTTGGCATGAAGGCATGTTCCTGGCCCCGCACCACTTTCAGCAATGGGATCAGTATTACGGTCAGTTGCTGCAGGAGCGGCTTCGCGTGGTGAATCCTTTCGGGTGGGGGTTGATAGCCGTTCGGTTGGATTCCGACGATTTGGCAAACAATATCGTGCGCATTCTTGCGCTCAGAGGTGTCCTGCCGGACGGGATGGTGATCAGCGTTGCCGCCGGAGAGGAGAACGGGAGCCCGCTGGAGCCCCGCCCCGTTGACCACTATTTCCCTCCCTCCTTGGATCACTTGGATGTGTTCGTAGGAATTCCCGCCGAGCGAACCGATGGACCGAACTGTCTCCTCGACGAGACCGGCGGCAGGGCACCTACCCGCTATGTGGCGGTCAGGGCCAGCGTCGCGGACCTTAATTCCGGAGAAAAACGGGAAATTCTCCTCGCAAGAGCCAACTTACGAATTCTGTTTTCGGGAGAAGATGCGGCCGGTTTTATTACGCTGAAAGTATTGGAGCTTGAAAGGGCTTCCGGTGGAGGCCTGGTGTTGCGAGACAAGTACCTCCCTCCTTGCCTCACCATCGGTGCCTCACCGTGGCTCATGCGCCTATTACGCAGTCTGCTGGAACTGCTGTCCGCCAAGCGCAAGGCGCTGGTGGCCCAACAACTTGCGGCGAGCTTGGGAGGCATGGATCAGGCTCGGTGCTCGCGTCTGCATATCCTCAATGCCCATCTCCCTGTGTTGGCACACTACATTCAGGCAGGTCATGCCCACCCCGAAGGATTGTATCTGCTCTTGGCCAGACTGCTGGGCGAGTTAAGCACGGTCTACCCGATGCTCGATCCGATGGAGGTCCCCCAATACGACCATTTCAACCTGTACTCTGTGTTTCGGGAGATAGACGCGAGAATCAGACAGGCGTTGAAAGAAGAAGAGACACGCATGGAGTCGATTCCACTTGCGCAGCGCACAGAATTTATTTGGGAAGGGGCCGTGGCAGACGAGCTCCTGCTCCAATCCGGTCATCTCTATCTCGTGGTTGCGGGAGGAGTCACGGATGAGCAGCTTCCCAAATTCGTAAAGCAGGTTCGCATCGCGGCGCCGGATGAGGTGGAGAGCATCGTGTCCAACGCTGTCGAAGGGTTGGTGGTCACACATGTGGCGGCTCCTCCACCGACCATGGCGGTCAAGGCAGGGTACAGGTATTTCAGGTTGGAGAATCAGGGGCCGCGCTGGGCGGCCATCTGTCGAGCGCGGGCGCTCGCCGTGTATGTGCCTCCGGCTTTGAAAGAGGCCAAGTTGGAACTCATCTGGACCAGATAG